The following proteins are co-located in the Bombus pascuorum chromosome 3, iyBomPasc1.1, whole genome shotgun sequence genome:
- the LOC132904817 gene encoding serine/threonine-protein kinase tousled-like 2 isoform X6, which produces MSAGSQIQMAPQSTVNSGQSVHSQDSNMSTGSSHSDKEVDPNTPEKVPRTPSERKRKRKADDGGGGVTGGPIGSKGSRSVAALENKKINEYFSKHHLGNSPIRHGGAKSPSPQQGYPMYPPSPQQLLSPQVTTPNSSVAEFSSLMQPPRPHPQPPPPPPPASTQPAGSMVSKQVQVRPTNLSRTSQVRQAKTNTPNTELTCQRIQEFETQASSDLELRNNKIDELNRTTDELRHQMANQQKLIEQHKSHINKCIDVVKKLLKEKSNIEKKEARQKCMQNRLRLGQFVTQRVGATFQENWTDGYAFQELARRQEEIATEREEIDKQKKLLLKKRPSNSETGRKRSQPQPSLHNGTEATFLKPDAVPGSYTWQEYYEADEILKLRQSALKKEDADLQLEMEKLERERNLHIRELKRIHNEDQSRFNSHPVLNERYLLLMLLGKGGFSEVHKAFDLKEQRYVACKVHQLNKDWKEDKKANYIKHALREYNIHKALDHPRVVKLYDVFEIDANSFCTVLEYCDGHDLDFYLKQHKTIPEREARSIVMQVVSALKYLNEIKPPVIHYDLKPGNILLTEGNVCGEIKITDFGLSKVMDEENYNPDHGMDLTSQGAGTYWYLPPECFVIGKNPPKISSKVDVWSVGVIFYQCLYGKKPFGHNQSQATILEENTILKATEVQFANKPTVSNEAKSFIRSCLAYRKEERIDVLTLARHEYLQPPVPKHGRQANNQQQQQQQQQIQQQQQTSFSIGMFSGMNASSSS; this is translated from the exons atGTCTGCTGGGTCACAAATTCAGATGGCACCTCAATCAACTGTAAACTCTGGTCAGTCAGTTCATAGTCAAGACTCGAACATGAGCACTG GCTCATCACATAGTGATAAGGAGGTAGATCCAAATACTCCAGAAAAGGTACCAAGAACTCCTTcggaaaggaaaaggaaacgtaAAGCTGATGATGGAGGTGGGGGAGTTACTGGGGGACCTATAGGAAGCAAGGGGTCTAGATCTGTTGCTgctcttgaaaataaaaaaataaacgagtatTTTTCAAAGCATCATTTGGGTAATAGCCCCATTCGGCATGGGGGTGCTAAAAGTCCTTCACCTCAACAGGGATATCCTatg taTCCACCATCGCCTCAACAACTCCTTTCACCACAAGTAACAACACCCAATTCTTCAGTGGCAGAATTTTCTTCACTGATGCAGCCGCCAAGACCTCATCCTCAacctccacctcctcctccaccAGCCTCAACACAACCTGCAGGCTCGATGGTCAGCAAGCAGGTGCAGGTAAGGCCTACCAACCTCAGTAGGACAAGCCAGGTCAGGCAAGCGAAGACTAACACCCCAAAT ACAGAACTTACTTGCCAGAGGATACAAGAATTTGAAACTCAAGCCTCTTCAGACTTAGAATTACGTAACAATAAAATTGATGAATTAAATAGA acAACTGATGAACTTAGGCATCAAATGGCTaatcaacaaaaattaattgaacagCACAAATCTCATATAAATAAGTGTATAGATGTTGTAAAGAAgctattaaaagaaaaatcaaacataGAAAAAAAGGAGGCTAGGCAAAAGTGTATGCAAAATAGACTGAGGTTGGGTCAATTCGTAACTCAAAGGGTGGGTGCAACGTTTCAAGAAAATTGGACGGATGGTTATGCGTTTCAAGAATTAGCTCGACGGCAAGAAGAAATCGCAACTGAACGAGAAGAAATTGATAAACAAAAAAAGCTATTACTCAAAAAAAGGCCATCGAACAGTGAAACTGGTAGGAAACGTAGTCAGCCTCAACCTTCTTTGCATAATGGCACAGAAGCTACATTCTTAAAGCCAGATGCAGTACCTGGATCTTATACATGGCAAGAGTATTATGAAGCTGATGAAATACTCaag TTAAGACAAAGTGCgttgaaaaaagaagacgCTGATCTGCAATTAGAAATGGAAAAACTCGAAAGAGAACGAAACTTGCACATTAGAGAACTGAAACGTATTCACAACGAGGACCAATCGAGATTCAATTCTCATCCTGTATTGAATGAACGTTACCTTTTATTAATGTTGTTAGGAAAAGGTGGCTTCAGCGAAGTGCATAAG GCATTTGACTTAAAAGAGCAACGATATGTCGCTTGTAAAGTGCATCAACTAAATAAAGACTGGAAAGAAGATAAGAAAGCTAATTATATTAA GCATGCGTTACGagaatacaatatacataaagCTCTTGATCATCCTCGTGTTGTGAAATTGTATGATGTGTTTGAAATTGACGCCAATTCTTTTTGTACTGTCTTGGAATATTGTGATGGCCATGATTTAGATTTTTATCTTAAGCAG caTAAGACTATACCTGAAAGAGAAGCAAGATCTATTGTTATGCAAGTTGTATCTGCATTAAAGTACCTCAATGAAATAAAACCCCCAGTCATACATTATGATTTAAAGCCTG gtaatatattattaactgAAGGTAATGTTTGTGGTGAAATAAAGATAACAGATTTTGGGTTAAGTAAAGTAATGGATGAGGAAAATTATAATCCAGACCATGGAATGGATTTAACATCTCAAGGAGCTGGTACCTATTG gtACCTACCACCAGAGTGTTTTGTTATTGGTAAAAATCCTCCAAAAATATCATCGAAAGTTGATGTTTGGAGTGTAGGagttatattttatcagtGTCTATATGGCAAAAAG CCTTTTGGACATAATCAATCGCAAGCTACAATTTTAGAAGAGAATACAATTTTGAAAGCCACTGAAGTTCAATTTGCAAATAAACCAACTGTTAGCAACGAAGCAAAG AGTTTCATAAGAAGTTGCCTAGCATATAGGAAAGAAGAGCGCATAGATGTGTTGACATTAGCTAGACATGAATATCTACAACCTCCAGTGCCAAAACATGGCCGTCAAGCGAATAAtcagcaacaacagcaacaacaacaacagattcagcagcagcaacaaacCTCATTTAGTATTGGCATGTTTAGTGGTATGAACGCGTCAAGCAGTTCGTAG
- the LOC132904817 gene encoding serine/threonine-protein kinase tousled-like 2 isoform X5, translating into MMSAGSQIQMAPQSTVNSGQSVHSQDSNMSTGSSHSDKEVDPNTPEKVPRTPSERKRKRKADDGGGGVTGGPIGSKGSRSVAALENKKINEYFSKHHLGNSPIRHGGAKSPSPQQGYPMYPPSPQQLLSPQVTTPNSSVAEFSSLMQPPRPHPQPPPPPPPASTQPAGSMVSKQVQVRPTNLSRTSQVRQAKTNTPNTELTCQRIQEFETQASSDLELRNNKIDELNRTTDELRHQMANQQKLIEQHKSHINKCIDVVKKLLKEKSNIEKKEARQKCMQNRLRLGQFVTQRVGATFQENWTDGYAFQELARRQEEIATEREEIDKQKKLLLKKRPSNSETGRKRSQPQPSLHNGTEATFLKPDAVPGSYTWQEYYEADEILKLRQSALKKEDADLQLEMEKLERERNLHIRELKRIHNEDQSRFNSHPVLNERYLLLMLLGKGGFSEVHKAFDLKEQRYVACKVHQLNKDWKEDKKANYIKHALREYNIHKALDHPRVVKLYDVFEIDANSFCTVLEYCDGHDLDFYLKQHKTIPEREARSIVMQVVSALKYLNEIKPPVIHYDLKPGNILLTEGNVCGEIKITDFGLSKVMDEENYNPDHGMDLTSQGAGTYWYLPPECFVIGKNPPKISSKVDVWSVGVIFYQCLYGKKPFGHNQSQATILEENTILKATEVQFANKPTVSNEAKSFIRSCLAYRKEERIDVLTLARHEYLQPPVPKHGRQANNQQQQQQQQQIQQQQQTSFSIGMFSGMNASSSS; encoded by the exons atg atGTCTGCTGGGTCACAAATTCAGATGGCACCTCAATCAACTGTAAACTCTGGTCAGTCAGTTCATAGTCAAGACTCGAACATGAGCACTG GCTCATCACATAGTGATAAGGAGGTAGATCCAAATACTCCAGAAAAGGTACCAAGAACTCCTTcggaaaggaaaaggaaacgtaAAGCTGATGATGGAGGTGGGGGAGTTACTGGGGGACCTATAGGAAGCAAGGGGTCTAGATCTGTTGCTgctcttgaaaataaaaaaataaacgagtatTTTTCAAAGCATCATTTGGGTAATAGCCCCATTCGGCATGGGGGTGCTAAAAGTCCTTCACCTCAACAGGGATATCCTatg taTCCACCATCGCCTCAACAACTCCTTTCACCACAAGTAACAACACCCAATTCTTCAGTGGCAGAATTTTCTTCACTGATGCAGCCGCCAAGACCTCATCCTCAacctccacctcctcctccaccAGCCTCAACACAACCTGCAGGCTCGATGGTCAGCAAGCAGGTGCAGGTAAGGCCTACCAACCTCAGTAGGACAAGCCAGGTCAGGCAAGCGAAGACTAACACCCCAAAT ACAGAACTTACTTGCCAGAGGATACAAGAATTTGAAACTCAAGCCTCTTCAGACTTAGAATTACGTAACAATAAAATTGATGAATTAAATAGA acAACTGATGAACTTAGGCATCAAATGGCTaatcaacaaaaattaattgaacagCACAAATCTCATATAAATAAGTGTATAGATGTTGTAAAGAAgctattaaaagaaaaatcaaacataGAAAAAAAGGAGGCTAGGCAAAAGTGTATGCAAAATAGACTGAGGTTGGGTCAATTCGTAACTCAAAGGGTGGGTGCAACGTTTCAAGAAAATTGGACGGATGGTTATGCGTTTCAAGAATTAGCTCGACGGCAAGAAGAAATCGCAACTGAACGAGAAGAAATTGATAAACAAAAAAAGCTATTACTCAAAAAAAGGCCATCGAACAGTGAAACTGGTAGGAAACGTAGTCAGCCTCAACCTTCTTTGCATAATGGCACAGAAGCTACATTCTTAAAGCCAGATGCAGTACCTGGATCTTATACATGGCAAGAGTATTATGAAGCTGATGAAATACTCaag TTAAGACAAAGTGCgttgaaaaaagaagacgCTGATCTGCAATTAGAAATGGAAAAACTCGAAAGAGAACGAAACTTGCACATTAGAGAACTGAAACGTATTCACAACGAGGACCAATCGAGATTCAATTCTCATCCTGTATTGAATGAACGTTACCTTTTATTAATGTTGTTAGGAAAAGGTGGCTTCAGCGAAGTGCATAAG GCATTTGACTTAAAAGAGCAACGATATGTCGCTTGTAAAGTGCATCAACTAAATAAAGACTGGAAAGAAGATAAGAAAGCTAATTATATTAA GCATGCGTTACGagaatacaatatacataaagCTCTTGATCATCCTCGTGTTGTGAAATTGTATGATGTGTTTGAAATTGACGCCAATTCTTTTTGTACTGTCTTGGAATATTGTGATGGCCATGATTTAGATTTTTATCTTAAGCAG caTAAGACTATACCTGAAAGAGAAGCAAGATCTATTGTTATGCAAGTTGTATCTGCATTAAAGTACCTCAATGAAATAAAACCCCCAGTCATACATTATGATTTAAAGCCTG gtaatatattattaactgAAGGTAATGTTTGTGGTGAAATAAAGATAACAGATTTTGGGTTAAGTAAAGTAATGGATGAGGAAAATTATAATCCAGACCATGGAATGGATTTAACATCTCAAGGAGCTGGTACCTATTG gtACCTACCACCAGAGTGTTTTGTTATTGGTAAAAATCCTCCAAAAATATCATCGAAAGTTGATGTTTGGAGTGTAGGagttatattttatcagtGTCTATATGGCAAAAAG CCTTTTGGACATAATCAATCGCAAGCTACAATTTTAGAAGAGAATACAATTTTGAAAGCCACTGAAGTTCAATTTGCAAATAAACCAACTGTTAGCAACGAAGCAAAG AGTTTCATAAGAAGTTGCCTAGCATATAGGAAAGAAGAGCGCATAGATGTGTTGACATTAGCTAGACATGAATATCTACAACCTCCAGTGCCAAAACATGGCCGTCAAGCGAATAAtcagcaacaacagcaacaacaacaacagattcagcagcagcaacaaacCTCATTTAGTATTGGCATGTTTAGTGGTATGAACGCGTCAAGCAGTTCGTAG